One Gemmatimonadota bacterium genomic window carries:
- a CDS encoding ABC transporter permease yields MKTILTIFKKEFKDITRDRRSMMMMFIIPMLLFPLLFTIAAVFTTRQAQKVRTKTLVVALVTQGNAEAFREILLKRDDLKIREDITEDIIPQLIRSDSIDAAIRVDEQFDAQIADLQRGQIHLYFKSSRDMDASRNRLTSLIRDYENQIINDRFQRLALDRMIVDPVQVRRHDIASQRERIGKSVGGFLPYIFVIMCFMGCMYPALDLGAGEKERATLETLLVAPVSKIQILLGKCGVIVLSGFASIANSFIGFFIAVMLQREIVARILDALQGMFEISSILLVLSLCLPLTIFFAAALMSVSIFAKSFKEAQSIMAPLNIIIIIPVFIGLLPGIELNAITSLIPVLNVSLASKEIFAGTIKLPLLFEVYASLIALAALSLYGCARWFERESTIFRET; encoded by the coding sequence ATGAAAACGATCCTCACCATCTTCAAAAAAGAATTTAAGGACATCACGCGCGATCGGCGTTCGATGATGATGATGTTCATCATACCAATGCTATTATTCCCGCTGTTATTCACAATTGCAGCCGTTTTTACTACTCGTCAGGCCCAAAAAGTCAGAACCAAAACACTTGTGGTTGCCCTGGTCACACAGGGCAATGCAGAGGCATTCCGCGAAATCCTGCTCAAACGCGACGACCTGAAAATTCGAGAAGACATAACAGAAGACATAATCCCTCAGCTCATCCGCTCCGACAGCATAGATGCCGCCATTCGCGTTGATGAGCAATTCGATGCCCAAATCGCCGACTTACAACGCGGCCAAATCCATCTCTATTTCAAATCCTCCAGAGATATGGACGCATCCCGCAATCGCCTGACAAGTCTGATTCGAGACTACGAAAACCAGATCATCAATGACCGATTCCAACGGCTTGCCCTCGACCGCATGATCGTGGACCCCGTACAGGTCAGACGCCACGACATTGCTTCTCAACGGGAAAGAATCGGAAAAAGCGTAGGTGGTTTTTTGCCTTATATTTTTGTCATAATGTGTTTTATGGGGTGTATGTATCCAGCCCTTGATCTGGGCGCTGGCGAAAAAGAACGCGCCACCCTCGAAACACTGCTCGTCGCCCCCGTCAGCAAAATTCAGATCTTGCTGGGCAAATGTGGCGTGATTGTCCTATCGGGATTTGCGTCAATCGCCAACAGTTTTATCGGTTTTTTTATAGCCGTTATGTTACAACGAGAAATTGTCGCAAGAATCCTCGACGCGCTACAGGGCATGTTCGAAATATCATCTATCCTCCTGGTCCTTTCTCTGTGCCTGCCCTTAACCATCTTTTTTGCCGCCGCTTTAATGTCTGTCTCTATCTTTGCCAAATCTTTCAAAGAAGCGCAGAGCATTATGGCCCCTCTCAACATCATCATTATTATTCCCGTATTTATCGGCCTCTTACCCGGCATTGAACTCAATGCCATCACATCGCTCATACCCGTCTTAAATGTCTCGCTTGCATCAAAAGAAATTTTTGCGGGAACCATCAAACTACCCCTATTGTTCGAAGTCTATGCCTCGCTCATCGCCCTTGCAGCCCTCAGCCTCTACGGCTGCGCCAGATGGTTTGAACGCGAAAGCACCATCTTTCGGGAGACTTAA
- a CDS encoding ATP-binding cassette domain-containing protein, which translates to MVIAKNIVKTFKLSRQQKREMGDGFQGNTIDAVCDISFTCQPGRVFALLGPNGAGKTTALRMIATMLKPTSGSISVAEYDTVTQSQAVRENLGFLTGNTGLYDRLTPNEMVRYFADLHGMNSADYNTRRDHLFALLDMEAFANRRIGKLSTGMKQKVSIVRTIIHDPDVIVFDEPTDGLDVVTSRNIVHLIRDCRDAGKTVIFSTHRMGEVSLLSDDLAIIHKGQLQFNGTLEDFQNQMQTPTLEDEFIRIVEDE; encoded by the coding sequence ATGGTTATCGCAAAAAATATTGTCAAAACCTTTAAATTATCGCGGCAGCAAAAACGCGAAATGGGAGATGGTTTTCAGGGCAACACCATCGACGCAGTATGCGACATCAGTTTCACCTGTCAGCCCGGTCGCGTCTTCGCGCTATTGGGTCCTAATGGCGCGGGAAAAACCACCGCATTGCGCATGATTGCCACCATGCTCAAACCCACTTCGGGCAGCATATCTGTCGCGGAATACGACACCGTAACACAAAGTCAAGCCGTACGCGAAAACCTCGGCTTTCTCACAGGCAACACGGGATTGTACGATCGCCTGACACCCAACGAAATGGTGCGCTACTTTGCCGACCTGCACGGCATGAACAGCGCCGATTACAACACGCGGCGCGACCACCTCTTTGCCCTCCTCGACATGGAAGCCTTTGCAAACCGCCGCATCGGCAAACTCTCCACGGGCATGAAACAAAAAGTCTCCATTGTACGCACGATCATACACGACCCCGATGTCATTGTATTCGACGAACCCACCGACGGCCTCGACGTCGTCACCTCGCGCAATATCGTACACCTCATCCGCGACTGTCGGGACGCGGGAAAAACCGTCATCTTTTCCACGCACCGCATGGGGGAAGTCAGCCTGCTCAGCGACGACCTCGCCATCATTCACAAAGGCCAATTGCAGTTTAACGGCACATTGGAAGACTTTCAAAACCAGATGCAAACCCCCACGTTGGAAGACGAATTTATTCGCATCGTTGAAGACGAATAG
- a CDS encoding DUF418 domain-containing protein: MDQRVLNSPVEVVDRIESLDVLRGFAVLGILVMNIQSFAMPGAAYLNPTAYGDLNGINFFTWLVSYLLVDQKFMSIFSMLFGAGICLFADRAEARSGRSAGLHYRRTFYLLVFGFVHAYFLWSGDILVAYALCGSVIFLFRNRSPHTLVVIGLAVFAVASVLSIVIGLTTEFIPEKDVADITATWAPDAAKIDAELLAYRSGWFTLQAQRTSDTLGMHTTVLPIEVFWQSAGIMLLGMALYRWHILSAVRNDRFYCCLALIGFGVGLPVVAAGAWWNFAAGWHWERSMFLGSQFNYWGSLAMAFGYVGIVMLAVRRGWFSALQMRLAAAGRMAFTNYIAQTLICTTIFYGHGFGLFGRVDRWQQAIVVIAVWGIQLWWSPLLMRRFRYGPLEWCWRALTYWRIPGR; encoded by the coding sequence ATGGACCAACGCGTTCTAAACAGCCCTGTTGAGGTTGTAGATCGCATTGAGAGCCTGGATGTGTTGCGCGGCTTTGCTGTGCTTGGCATCCTGGTCATGAATATCCAGTCATTTGCAATGCCTGGGGCGGCGTACCTGAATCCGACGGCTTACGGCGATCTCAATGGTATCAACTTTTTTACCTGGCTGGTTAGCTACCTGCTCGTTGATCAGAAGTTTATGTCAATCTTTTCAATGCTCTTTGGTGCCGGCATCTGCCTGTTTGCCGATCGCGCAGAGGCTCGCAGTGGTCGCTCCGCTGGCTTGCACTACCGCCGCACATTCTATCTGCTCGTCTTCGGCTTTGTGCATGCCTATTTTCTGTGGTCGGGCGATATATTGGTTGCCTACGCGCTTTGCGGCTCCGTCATCTTTCTTTTTAGGAATCGTTCGCCGCACACGCTGGTGGTCATCGGCCTCGCTGTTTTTGCAGTGGCGAGTGTGCTGTCCATCGTAATAGGTCTGACAACAGAGTTTATTCCCGAAAAAGATGTGGCGGATATCACAGCAACATGGGCACCGGATGCGGCCAAAATTGATGCGGAGTTGCTCGCTTATCGCAGCGGATGGTTCACACTGCAGGCACAACGAACCAGCGATACACTGGGAATGCACACGACGGTCCTGCCAATTGAAGTGTTTTGGCAATCCGCGGGTATCATGCTGCTGGGCATGGCCCTTTACCGCTGGCACATCCTGAGCGCAGTCCGCAATGACCGATTCTACTGCTGCCTCGCGCTCATTGGGTTCGGTGTGGGCTTGCCGGTTGTTGCTGCTGGAGCATGGTGGAATTTTGCGGCTGGATGGCACTGGGAGCGTTCGATGTTCCTTGGGTCGCAGTTCAACTATTGGGGAAGTCTCGCTATGGCATTTGGATACGTGGGCATTGTGATGTTGGCGGTTCGACGCGGATGGTTCTCCGCGTTACAGATGCGCCTGGCCGCTGCGGGTCGAATGGCGTTTACCAATTACATCGCACAAACGCTGATCTGCACGACTATTTTTTATGGGCATGGATTTGGGCTTTTCGGGCGGGTTGACCGCTGGCAACAGGCCATAGTTGTTATCGCTGTATGGGGCATCCAACTATGGTGGTCGCCGTTGCTGATGAGACGCTTTCGATATGGCCCATTGGAATGGTGTTGGCGGGCACTGACCTACTGGCGGATCCCGGGACGATAG
- a CDS encoding Gfo/Idh/MocA family oxidoreductase produces the protein MDKLKLALIGCGGMGTRHLYGLRELAKTPFNNIELCALCDLNRDNAELAAREAEQLLGSKPPVFTSIEEMAQAIPDLMAVDVVTDPSVHHTVVCEALDLGLHVLVEKPMAISVKACHAMNEAAERNGRKLSVAENYRRDPSARLTRHLLDTGRIGTPYMATLHALRGGNEIFITPWRHLKDRGGPLIDMGVHYADLIRYQLGDVVEVYGDTRLVEPVRKKQQSIGDRYEFYQQRFRAMPDEVPATAEDTSMAMMKMESGVMVSFIMGVGGHGACRSQLILGDKGCLQSYGSRGSQAIWQSADGEVRDQNAILSAVDDFELHPLLDHFFPAKNSVGDQAVDWKLIAYEQYELACAVLDGEPIEVDGIEGMKDVAAIYAICESARAGRTVTAAEIESGELYDYQAEIDAVLNINT, from the coding sequence ATGGATAAACTCAAACTGGCCCTGATCGGTTGTGGCGGTATGGGGACGCGTCATTTGTATGGGTTGCGCGAACTGGCGAAGACGCCGTTTAATAATATTGAATTGTGCGCTTTGTGCGATCTCAATCGAGACAATGCAGAATTGGCTGCGAGAGAGGCCGAGCAGTTGCTCGGTTCAAAACCTCCTGTATTTACATCCATAGAAGAGATGGCGCAAGCGATTCCCGATTTGATGGCGGTTGATGTGGTCACTGATCCGTCGGTGCACCACACGGTGGTGTGTGAGGCTCTGGACCTGGGATTGCACGTGTTGGTTGAAAAACCTATGGCCATTTCTGTCAAAGCATGCCATGCTATGAATGAGGCGGCGGAGCGCAACGGGCGAAAACTGTCGGTTGCTGAAAATTATCGGCGCGATCCTTCGGCAAGGCTAACGCGTCATTTGTTGGATACCGGACGGATCGGAACGCCTTATATGGCGACGCTCCACGCCTTGCGCGGCGGTAATGAAATTTTTATTACGCCCTGGCGGCATTTAAAAGACCGCGGGGGACCCTTGATCGATATGGGGGTACACTATGCGGATCTGATTCGGTATCAACTCGGCGATGTGGTCGAGGTGTATGGCGATACGCGTCTGGTGGAGCCGGTGCGCAAAAAACAACAGTCTATTGGCGATCGGTATGAATTTTATCAGCAGCGTTTTCGCGCGATGCCCGACGAAGTGCCCGCTACGGCAGAAGATACGTCAATGGCGATGATGAAGATGGAAAGCGGCGTGATGGTGAGTTTTATTATGGGCGTTGGGGGGCACGGCGCCTGCCGCAGTCAGTTGATTTTAGGCGATAAAGGGTGTTTGCAGAGCTACGGGAGTCGCGGGAGTCAGGCGATATGGCAATCGGCAGATGGCGAGGTGAGAGATCAGAATGCGATTCTGAGTGCTGTTGACGATTTTGAATTGCATCCTCTCTTAGATCATTTTTTTCCCGCGAAAAACAGTGTGGGAGATCAGGCAGTGGATTGGAAATTGATCGCTTATGAACAATACGAACTCGCCTGTGCTGTTCTGGATGGTGAGCCGATAGAGGTCGATGGTATTGAGGGGATGAAGGATGTCGCGGCGATTTATGCGATTTGCGAGTCTGCTCGCGCAGGTCGCACTGTGACGGCAGCAGAGATCGAAAGCGGCGAGTTGTATGACTATCAGGCAGAGATTGATGCGGTGTTGAATATCAACACTTAA
- a CDS encoding cupin domain-containing protein: MVIRNWQDATPTVGHETALIWSIFRQKGSAGLSEEEAPMLAASGFTLHMMQSRKAGDYHMHDDKEQIYYFTRGHGKMKIDDEIYPVEPGDAVHLPPYTYHQLINDSDDWIEHILVTVPVG; the protein is encoded by the coding sequence ATGGTGATTCGCAATTGGCAAGATGCCACGCCCACAGTGGGCCATGAAACGGCGTTGATCTGGTCGATTTTCAGGCAGAAGGGGTCTGCTGGTTTGAGCGAGGAAGAAGCACCGATGTTGGCAGCATCGGGATTTACCCTGCATATGATGCAGAGCCGCAAGGCGGGCGATTATCACATGCACGATGACAAAGAACAGATTTATTATTTTACGCGCGGTCATGGCAAGATGAAGATCGATGACGAAATTTATCCCGTTGAGCCAGGCGATGCCGTGCATTTACCGCCTTATACGTATCACCAGTTAATCAATGACAGCGACGATTGGATTGAACACATCCTCGTGACTGTGCCGGTGGGTTAA
- a CDS encoding alcohol dehydrogenase catalytic domain-containing protein codes for MRAVRKLKPGPGHIALCNIPEPDIEHPDDIKIAVQRGGLCGTDLHIRHGGYGIRPPVTLCHELSGEVVKVGTSVTRIKTGDRITVLPTASGACGHCRYCRASEFFFCPQRKSVGSMRDGGFAEYCIIPQNLAFPLPESVSYDTAALVEPLACCIKAVLFHTKIAPGDLVLVSGPGPIGLICADLARLAGGRVIVCGTDRDAHRLAMAKSAEHTVDVTRKNISEFVRALNRDGADIVIECAGAAASIDQCLDAVRPLGTFTQVALIEHPVEVNWGKIIYKQLSVHSSIAQNWPSWQRALEMIIAKTIDPSAYISHRLPLENWEQAFDGAERQEGLKYVLYP; via the coding sequence ATGCGCGCTGTACGCAAACTAAAACCCGGTCCCGGACACATCGCCTTATGCAACATACCAGAACCGGATATCGAACACCCCGACGACATCAAAATCGCCGTTCAGCGCGGCGGACTCTGCGGCACCGATCTCCACATCCGCCACGGCGGCTATGGCATTCGCCCACCTGTCACGCTTTGCCATGAACTCTCAGGTGAAGTCGTCAAAGTCGGCACCAGTGTCACCCGCATCAAAACAGGCGACCGCATCACAGTCCTTCCCACAGCCAGTGGCGCGTGTGGTCACTGTCGCTATTGTCGGGCAAGCGAATTTTTCTTTTGTCCCCAGCGCAAATCCGTTGGCAGCATGCGCGACGGTGGATTTGCCGAATACTGCATCATCCCCCAAAACCTCGCCTTCCCGCTTCCCGAATCCGTCTCCTATGACACTGCCGCGCTTGTTGAACCCCTCGCTTGCTGCATCAAAGCCGTTCTTTTTCACACAAAAATCGCACCCGGCGACCTGGTACTCGTTTCGGGTCCCGGTCCCATTGGCCTGATATGCGCCGACCTCGCCAGACTCGCAGGCGGGCGCGTTATTGTCTGCGGAACCGACCGAGACGCCCATCGCCTCGCTATGGCTAAAAGCGCAGAACACACCGTGGATGTCACGCGCAAAAATATATCCGAATTTGTCCGCGCGCTCAACCGCGACGGCGCCGACATTGTCATCGAATGTGCCGGTGCTGCCGCCTCCATCGATCAATGTCTCGACGCCGTACGCCCCCTCGGCACATTCACACAGGTGGCGCTGATCGAACATCCCGTTGAAGTGAACTGGGGCAAAATCATCTACAAACAGCTTTCCGTGCACAGTTCTATTGCCCAGAACTGGCCCAGTTGGCAGCGCGCCCTCGAAATGATCATCGCCAAAACAATAGATCCCTCGGCATACATATCCCACAGGCTGCCACTCGAAAATTGGGAACAGGCATTTGATGGCGCAGAGCGACAAGAGGGATTGAAATACGTTCTGTATCCTTAA